In Rhodamnia argentea isolate NSW1041297 chromosome 5, ASM2092103v1, whole genome shotgun sequence, the DNA window CGCGATGCGTGATTGGCCAGGCGACATAACCTGAATGTTCATATTCGTTTCTCCGTCTATTGCTTGCTGCAAATTGATAGTCATGCCATGCTCTGGCTTTGAGCCCCGCTAACGAAAGCGGAAAATGGAACGAGAAACCATCGTATGGCTGTCTATAACCTACTGTGAGATCAACAGACTGCTCCgggctacaaaaaaaaaataattaaaaattagtatgggatcaattctttaaaaaatttatatccCACAACATATTGTTACTCTCACGGTCATTTAAAAGATTGTTATGTTAACAAAGTCGTAAGAAAACATTGCAAAGGGCTCAGAAATACTAGACAAGGCTTGATGCTGTGTCGTAATCAGGCTTTCACACGTGGGACGAGGCTGGGGACGGCCTAGATCCGCATCACCATGTGCAAAGGTCGTGTATGGGCCTGCGTGGCCATAGGCTCATAAGGGCCTATCACGCCCTAGGCCGATCACGCTCTTATGGGCTGGCCATAGGTCAATGCGGTCCGGCGTTGAATGGTATACGCGGTGGCTGCCGCCGACtccatttaatttgttttttgcttttgagggaaaaaaaaaatattccagaGTTCAATTGATGTTTAGACCGAATTTTAGGGCACAAAAGCCAATCGTTCAAAAAAGCAAAACGAACCTTCACGATTTGGATCCAAAGGGACCGCCAGAGGAGAAAGTAAAAGCTCACCACTAGTAAAGCGACAAACGTAGtgcttcctttttttgtctCTGACTTTTCCGCGCCCTTTCGGTTTCTCCAATCAGTCTCCGAGTGACCGTGGGAACTCAGTGGCTTCCTGGAACGAAACCGTAAACGAGTCCGAGACTCAGTGACATGTCGTGAATAACATGAGCCAAGTGGCGACAAATTCCTTTTTGAGCTGCCTCCGTGTTCTCTCCTTTCACGTTCACGCGACACCGGCGAGTGCCTTCGTTGAggagaaaattgtccatatagtcttaaatttattgtacagatatcaattcaatcttaagttCTTCAATTTCGTCAATTGATCTTAAACTTTTGTGAGAAATTCTAATGTAGTAATTCCGCTCAATTTTCACCCAAAAATGTTGACATAACGATCCAATTATCGTCGGCCATCATATATAGCACACTATACATAACGAATCTCCTACACCACAGTCCTAAACTTTCCACTTTTGGTGATTTAGCCCATTAAATATAAATTCCCATTAAACTTTTTGGCCAACTTTCGTCGGAAAAATGGAGTACCAAAACGGTGCTATGGGGACGCTAATGCCATGaatgataacacttctacttcggaaatcaacttctagccatGATAACACTACGCttccaaaaatcaacttttgatcaaaagttgatttttctacttctactccaaaagttgatttctaattataaaaattcgtttgacaagcgttgaaaatttcaagttctaaaatattattaacggaaaatcttctatgaagaattattgttggtcgccgaaaaatttctatttcatttttaaactttttaaatttctttaaaaaataatttttattattaaaaatattatttacattttaaaaataaaaaattattatttactttttacttcTGATCGATGAGATGGTGACTTAACGGCGGTAGCGGTTGGCGgagggcggtggtcggcggtcaTGACTAGCTGTAGTGATAGTCGGCGATTAGCGGTGGTCGCGGGTTGCAATGGGCGGTAGCCAGCGATGATTGGAGATGATGGTGGTTAGCGGTTGTcggtggtggcggtgggcgTCGGTGATCGGCGATCGGTAGTCAACGGTGGGCAGCGGCGAAAGACGGCAGAGGTGGGCCTGATAAAAAAAGGGTGAGGccgtaatgaaaaaaaaaaaaaaaccgaggcgagaagtactttgtgagtttttttttaatccaagaagtacttcttaagTTGAGAGGCtatattttttaacttctcaaattgaggaaaaaataacttcagaagtaaaaatttttaccaaacagatttctgcttcagaaattacattatcaaacggatttctgctctagaagtacTTCTAAAGTAAAAATCCACTTCCAGCAATGTTACCATGTGCATCCTAACCTTTCCCCATACAATGAAACTCCCGCACCATGGTTTATTTGGTCTTCACAAATGATCAGTACCTTCACACGTAAACATGCTCTCCAATtagtctaatttttttttaaaaattgattggaGGTGACTccattgaaattatttttatttccaaaccctaatttctcCCAACTTTTCAAAACAACGATTTTGAAAATCCCTTTCCGTTGTAATTGCAATTCCATACCGCATCTCGAAAGGGGAGTGTGCTACAATCATATATGCTTAGAACTGTCATGAGCTAAAGAGTTGACACCGACGAGGACATCATCAAAGGAAACTCTTGTAAGAAATATGGTAGTTACATGTTATTCCTTGaacattgttttctttttttcgcttTCCTTTTGAATAGACATTAGGTATTACTTCAAAGTGGAGTAAATCATTTGTTAACCAAAATGATCTCTGATGATTGTTTTTACCATCATCAATTATGCGTTCTTCCCATATCTTTCAACTTCATTAACCATGTAATAGAGGTTACATGGACAGAAGAAAATGAGTGAAACCATTTTCGGGTAACATCCAACGACTAAATAGATGAAAAACTAGTGACAACCAgtaaattctaaacctattttacGACGCAATGATCGTAAACCAAGTTCAAGAAGGTAATCTATAATTCTAAATGTCGGGGGCTAATGGGCAACAATGTCAATGTTGAAGGAGATCATctgtaaaattttgaaattcaagaGTCATTATGCAACAATCGCAAAGTTTAgcggaattttgaaaaattatttcaaaaatagaataatatccaaaaaatcctaaacctattttacGACGATAAATttggtcttaaaattttcaattttgtcaatttgggaaaaaaagtgTTAGAAAATTCCTAACCAAAcattttgtattggtaccaattcagtaataaactttttaattgtgcaattttagtcataaaccttttgcatttactcCAATTGATTCCGTCCTGTCAATTTTGATCCTAATTGGTGACATGAACGCcggtcatcctatgtggcactaACGGCGCCGACATGagcatttatttaatttttttattataaattaatattttttctattcatttatttatttattattttctttaatttctttctgaTTGAGGGCCCACGAGGGCCCACGAGCCCTAACCTAGTggttggcgagggttgccggccctcaatgagaaatataaaataaaaaaaggaacaaaaaaccaaaaaaattggaaaatgaaacgtgcataaaaaattagaaaaatgtctATATCAACATCGTCTATGTcatgtaagatgattagcacaaatacaaaaggtttaggactaaattgacacaaatacaatagatttataacttttttgacacttatccggtcaatttaattttaaaatttttaatgatttgccaatttagtactaaaatttttgatgattttttaatatagtCAACTCAAgacattttttgcaattttttgaaatttccttttttttcctttttgttttgtgttcttttacttgttttttcccttcatcGACTGGCTAGCAAGGGTTACGAGGCCCACAACACCCTTACCTAGACCAGGCATCAAGGGCCACGACACCCTCTCTAGCCATAAATCTAATtaagcaaaaaaggaaaggaaaagaacaaaaatttagaaattttttagaaaattattaaaattaatcATGTCAGTAATTTTTGCCTAAAATTTGCCGaactaatatgaaaaataaaaaagttaaattttgaattagtcgttgaacaataagtttatgacttttttgaacAACTTTTCCTCCCAAAAAGTAATCTAATAAGTGCCTTTCCGTGAAAGTGCTTGGCAATTTTTAAAGGACAATTTCCTAGATTAGTGGGGCCAACGTGGGAATTGAAGCAATATCCGACCAACCACTTACATAATAATGGATTATCATAGACATCATATAAATTCCCATTTGTGGCACATGTGTAATTAATATATTTCCGCTGTTGAGGGTCAAAAGTTGCTCACACGTCCATCCAAAACTCTCAAACGCGCCTCTATTCCCCCTTTAAATACAAACCCCAAGCAAAACATATTCGCCAAACATacaccaatctctctctctgtctctctctctctctctctctctctctctctcatagaaTGGGCAACTGTGCAGCTCCTCAGATCACTAGAAATGGCGGCCTCGCCAAGACCACCCACCACCATAACTGGCCATCCTCATCTCCTCCATCCACGCTCAAGCTCATTCACATGGACGGAAGACTGCAAGAGTTCACTCAAACCATCAAGGCCTCGTACCTCCTATCCCAAAACCCTAACTGCTTCCTCTGCAACTCAGAGTCCATGTTCATCGACGCCATCGTCCCTTGGATCCACGAAGAGGAAGACCTCTGCTTGGGCCAGCTCTATTTCCTCTTGCCTCTCTCCATGTCCCGAGTCCCGCTCTCTTTCCGGGAGCTCTGCATGCTCGCCACCAAGGCCAGCGCGGCGCTCGAGAGTGGCTCGAGtctgaggaggaggaaggacgGAGTTCCATCTAGGGTGGCTCACCGGAGAAGGTGTCGAGCTCCAACCGGGTTCGGGCGCCATGAGATTGGAGTTGTGTGAGAGCAGCCGAAGGATTGAGCTGTGAAAGTGCATATGCGTATGAGATGAAGCGGGAACCGAATAGAAGACGGAAGGAAGAACTTTGAGAATCTGCCAGAAactcttttgttgtttttttttatttatttccttttctgagCAACCTTTTTCGGTTGTCCAAAAATTGACGACTCTTTTTAGTGCGACTATGATTATGTCTCCTTGATTTTAGATTTGCAATCCATCTGATGTCAGCACAACTATAATTGCTTCCATCATCGTCAGCATGATAGTCGTGGTCATCATCTTCGACGTTATTATCATGTCACAACAACCAAAACTATCATTATTTTACTTGGAAGTAACTTTATTAGGGAAGTCtatctcaaaaattctaaacttattgcatgatggtcaattcaattataaacttttcaattgtaccaatgtaatcctaaatctattgtactgtcatcaatgtagtcataaacctttaaattgtgCCAGTTTAGTCCTCAATATTTTGATGAATTGTAAATTAGTCATTTTGACCATTTTTTGCTGTAGAGCCTAGCCGGCGCTGATTGTCCCTTGTGATGTGaccagcattttttttttgacgtgaataatttttacaattcttatatttttttgaaattttttcttcgttgtcttttcttttcgtaCTTGGTTTTTCTACCTTTTCTCCTCCATCGACCATCGGCTAGGGCCTCGATGCCTTCACTAGACAAGGGTCCCCTCGAAAAATCGGGCGAGAGCCGTCCTCGCCTGGCCCCATAAGAGTGAGGGCGACCATGATCAAGGGCCGGGGAAAAAAAGATACTAAATGTCCTCTGCAATATATCCCATGATAAGGAATGGGGAGCACAAAAAAGTACTAAAGACAAATGATCTGACCCATAAAAGagcgtataaaaaaaaaagaaaaaaaaactgatgCTCAGCCCGAATCGTGGAGAACTATTTTTTTCTGTAGCTAACTATAATCTAGGACACTAATTGTGCCATGACAATTGACCATTAAACTCCTTTTTAATCAAGTTTAAAGTGCGACGATATGATTTGACAATCATAATATTAGCTATTTAACTGTATTTCTGTACAGTAAAAACTGTAGACGTTCCAGGAGAGTTATTTCACTAGCCTACTTGTGGATGACATGAAACAGAGAGCTATGTTGTTCTCTTGACTTTGATTGAGCTATCTTATACCCTTGACCCAATCTACCATTTGTTTCCGTCAAATATTGTTTCaatatgcatatgcatcatAATAcgtgatgcggatgtcattagtagtgcgttcctggatcgattggatcaacacaaatctaatcggaaggcgaaacggtacTGCAGCTAGAACCAGCGGATCAGGTCaacgacgtcggattgagctcaaattcggtaggctgaagcgaaacggcgtcctgatcaatactcacggcctttggccgtgactaacgatgaattttggcggttcgagaatgtctagatgggtttttctatttttttagtatttttcgggcttaattttatttcagtggcacttttataattttccctttgttgatattttgattcctaattggactagggttaggataacaccctataaaaggtgtatatcacgttttttttttagcatcttcaataatattcacataattttcaagatttctctcctttagcaaggGTTTTCTTGCGTTATTCGTTGAACGCTGCGtcgggtggtatcagagcctatggcGACGGGCGGTGGTCTTCGTGACGATGCTCGGGAGACCGGAGCCCCAATCCTTGGGGACGACGCGCTGCAACGTTTGGAGCAGCGTTTAATGGAACGCATAGATCAACGATTTGATCAAGGCCTTCGTCGTTTCGAAGAACGATTTGACGAGATAGCAAATCGATTCGAGGGTctcggcgttgatgtgaatCGGAATCGGCGACATGGTAGAAGACCGGGTGTAGATTTTGCTCACGGTGACCCCGTCGATAGGCTTGTTCCTGTTCGCGAGCGGGATAATCTTCTTTATTTAGAGAgttcggaagaagaggagaccgaAGTTTCGGATGAAGAACGTGCTGATTATGCAAACCGGAACAATTATGGAGGAATTCGAAGGGGACGTTACAACGATCGTGAAAGAAGAGACGGTAGGCGACGCTATGACGATCGTGAAGGTAAcgactttaaactaaaagtcgatgtccctttttttaatggagGTCTGGGAATAGAGGAATTTCTGGATTGGGTTGCTGATATAgataaattcttcgattatatggaAACCCCTAGTGAGAAAAAGGTGTGATTAGTAGCCTGTAGATTAAGAGGGGTGCGTCTgcatggtgggagagattgcagaataggagagagagagaaggaaaagagcgagTTAGAACTTGGCAGAGGATGAGAAGGTTGCTCAAGCGGGAGTTCCTTCCTCCTAATTATGAGCAGATCATGTTCCAGCAATATCAACGTTGCCAGCAAGGTAATCGGTCCGTACATGAGTATACGGTAGAATTTATGAGGTTGGCGGAGCGGAATAATCTGTCGGGGACGGAGGGGCAACAGGTGGCCGGATATCTCGATGGGTTGAAGCCCTTCATCCGAGATAAGAAGTACAACTTGTGTGGAATCTATCTGAAGCAAAGAACATGGCGATGAAGGCAGATATGATGTAGCAAGAATGGGGTAAGAGGGGCTACGAGAACTATAGAGGTAGCAGTTCGAACAGTTCCTTAGAGAAGAGCGGCTTCAACAATCGTTATAACACGGAGCGGAGTCGGGATGATAGGGTGGTGGAGAAGCGCCCTATGAACAAGGCGAGGGATAAGGGAACGCAAGCGCAGAAATCTgcgaacccaaatccttacgcTAAACCAGCGGGGATAAAGTGCTACGGGTATAATCAACCCGGACACAAATCTAATGAATGCCCTCAGAGAAAGACAGCTAATGTGGCAgcgagggaagaggaggaagatgaatattgttgtgaaccggatggcgacgaggatgattttgaagaagaggaagaggaggtgaaTTGTGTTGTGCGCATGATGATGTTAGCCCCAAAATAGGAGGATGATTCGCGGCGACATCGGTTATTCCGAACCGGATGTACCATTCGGGGAAAAATCTTTGCTGTAGTCATTGACAGTGGGAGCATGGAGAACATTATCGGGAAAGAGACAGTGAAGAAGCTAGGCATACCCATGGAGAAGCATCCTAACCCATACACGTTAGGATGGATTAAATCTGGAGCATAAAGCATTCGGGTGGTCGAGTgatgtaaaattccattctccattggtaaatatcatgatgaattgtattgtgatgtggtagacatggatgtatgtcacgtgttatttgggaggccgtggcaatttgatgtagatgctCAGCATTCGGGGAGGAGCAATCAGTATAATCTCGTGAAGGATGGTGTGAAGTATACATTGCTGCCCctgaagaacaaaagcaaatagGTTGCCGGAAGTAATTTCCTTACTCTTACAAGGAAATTTGACTCTGAAATTAAGGAGACCAgggaaattcatgttttgatagaAAGCAGGCAATTGAGGCAGAGGCCGAACAACAAGTAGAGGAGCAACCTGAATCGGTTAGACCTTTATTGAAGGAATTTAGCGAGTTGATGCCCGAGGAGATTCCAAACGGGTTACCTCCCGTGCGCGATATTCAGCACCATATAGACTTAATTCCCGGTGCTAGTCCGCCTAACCTATCGCACTACGGGATGAGTCTAAAGGAGAGCGAGATTCTAaaggagaaggtggaggagttgcTGCGAAAGAGACATATTCAGAATAGTATGAGCCCATGTGCTGTTCCTACTCTGTtaactcctaagaaagatgggagttgGAGGATGTGTGTAGATAGCAGAGACATCAACAAGATAAGCGTGGGCTACAAGTTTCCTATTCCAAGATTGGATGACATGCTGGATAGGTTGCATGGCGCTAAGTGGTTTTCAaagctggatttgaagaacggatATCATCAAATTCGTATTCGGCCTGGCGATGAGTGGAAGACagctttcaagacaaaagagggGCTGTATGAGTGGTTGGTGATGCCTTCGGCCTTTCTAATGctccaagcactttcatgaggctTATGAATCAGGTTctgaaatcttttattggcaaatttatcgtagtttattttgatgatatcctgATTTATAGTAGAACTAAGAAGGAGCATTTGATGCATTTAAGAGAGGTGTTGACAGCTTTGCAGATTAATAAGCTGTATGTAAATCTTAAGAAGTGCAGTTTTCTAACTAATAAGTTGTTATTCCTGGGATTTATTATCACCGCTGAGGGAATAGAGGTGGATGAGGCGAAAGTAAGAGCAATAAGAGAGTGGCCAGCTCCTAAAACGGTTTCTGAAATTAGGAGTTTCCATGGGTTGGCTACCTTTTATAGgcgttttattaaaaatttcagtactATTGCGGCCCCAATTATAGAGTGTatgaagaaagggaaatttGTATGGGGGGAGGAAGCCGATAATAGTTTTGCTGTTCGAAGGAAAAGTTATGTACTTGCGCCTATTTTGGCTTTACCTGATTTTGATAAACTGTTTGAAGTGGACTGTGATGCTAGTGGAGTGGGCATAGGAGCTGTTTTATCTCAAGAGCGCAAAACAGTTTGCTATTTCAGTGAGAAGCTTAGTGACGCGAGACAGAAGTGGAGTACTcatgacaaagaattttattctGTCGTAAGGGCTTTGAAGACCTGGGAGCATTATCTGATTGGAAAAGAATTCGTGCTATATTCTGATCCTGAAGCTTTGAAGTATTTGAATAGTCAGAAGAGAATTAGCAAAGACATGCACGCACGTTGGtgtcaatttttgcaaaaatttcctttcGGATTACAACACAAGTCAGGTGTGCAAAATGTAGTAGCCGATGCGTTGAGCGGGAGAGCTAGCTTGTTGATTACGTTAAGCGAAGACATTTCGGGATTCGAGCGGTTGAAAGACCATTATGCGAGTGACGATGACTTTGGGCGGATTTGGGGGCCATGTCTTGCTGGTCAACCCGTGCAAGAATTCTATGCCATGGATGGTTATCTGATGCGAGGTAATCAGCTTTGCCTTCCTCGGACCTCCTTACGAGAGAAGGTAATTCGTGATTTACATGAAGGAGGTTTAGCTGCACATCCGGGACGCGACAAAATTATTGCTGCCGTTAGGGAGCGATTTTACCGGCCCTGGTTGCGTAGAGACGTCAGCAGGTATgtgcaaaaatgttatgtttgTCAGATCGCTAAGGGGCAATCTAAGAATACAGGTCTATACATGCCTTTACCTGTTCCCGACAATATATGGGAATATCTGTATATGGATTTTGTGCTTTGTTTGCCACGAACCCAAAGAGGCAtagattctgtttttgttgtAGTAGATAGATTTTCCAAGATGGCACACTTCATTCCTTGTAGGAAAACGTCCGATGCAAGAAGCGTGgccagattatttttcaaagaagtagtttgcttgcatggagtgcctaaatctattacttccGATAGAGATAGTAAGTTTCTGGGGCACTTTTGGAGGACTTTGTGGAAGCCCTCtgactcttctttgaattttagtagcaCAGCACACCCGCAGGTCGATGGTCAGACAGAGGTGGTCAATAGAACTCTGGGCAACTTGATTCGAAACATTTATGGAGACAAGCCGAAGCAGTGGGATATTGCTTTATCTCAAGCagagtttgcttataataatgcagtTCATAGTTCTATTGGTAGGTCGCCTTTTCTCGTTGTTTACACAAAGACGCCTCAGCATACTCTAGATTTGATACAGTTGCCTACGCAAATAGACAAGAGTGTTGCAGCGGATCATATGGCTAAACAGATTGTAGAGGTGCATCATGAAGTCGGACAGAAGCTGGAGAAAGCTAATAAGAAGTATAAGGCAGCCGCAGGTAAGCACAAGCGAAAGCAGGTGTTTGAGGTAGGTGATCAGGTCATGGTGTTTCTTCGTAAGGAGCGGTTACCAGCTAGATCTTACAGCAAACTATAGCAGAAGAAATACGGGCCTTATACTGTCGGCGGGAGAATCAATGATAATGCTTATGTTATAGACCTTCCACATAGCATGGGCATATCCAACACTTTTAATGTAGCTGATTTATCGCCGTTCCATGAGTCAACCGAGCCGATGTATTCGGATTTCGATTCTAACTCAAGGACGAGTTTTTCTCaagtggaggagaatgatgcggatgtcattagtagtgcgttcttggatcgattggatcaacacaaatctaatcggaaggcgaaacagTGCTGCGGCTAGAACcagcggatcgggtcgacgatgtcggattgagctcaaattcggtagaTTGAAGCGAAACGGCATCCCGATTAATACTCAAGGCCTTTGGtcgtgactaacgatgaattttggcagTTCGAGAATGTCaagatgggtttttctattttttttagtatttttcgggcttaattttatttcagtggcacttttgtaatttttcattttttgatattttgattcctaattggacaagggttaggataacaccatataaaaggtGTATATCACGTTTTTTTTGGAGCATCTTCAATAATATTCGcataattttcgagatttctctcctttagcaaggGTTTTCTTGCGGTATTCGCTGAACGTTGCGTCATACGTGAATATTTCATGTCGGATGTGTTATTCTTTATGTGACCATCTTGCAGTAGTTTATGATTGCTTTTTCACTTTGAACGAAACGAAGTCAAGCGCGATGAGCATTGGTCAATGGCATGCTATTCTGAGAAATTGCTTTGGTTTTTCATTATCGGCTACTTTTAGACCATTCTCATTTGGCCG includes these proteins:
- the LOC115737184 gene encoding uncharacterized protein LOC115737184, translating into MGNCAAPQITRNGGLAKTTHHHNWPSSSPPSTLKLIHMDGRLQEFTQTIKASYLLSQNPNCFLCNSESMFIDAIVPWIHEEEDLCLGQLYFLLPLSMSRVPLSFRELCMLATKASAALESGSSLRRRKDGVPSRVAHRRRCRAPTGFGRHEIGVV